A window of the Thunnus albacares chromosome 15, fThuAlb1.1, whole genome shotgun sequence genome harbors these coding sequences:
- the LOC122998960 gene encoding CD209 antigen-like protein B: MENPWRKINFRHFLTRYEIFGQGGYTFPNYRLVILCLGLLNAVLLITAVAIGIKCAKVKEASLQVPHSAATELINELNYLSSNHSNVIEAEEEAKKALEAAIKNHEQLKLQIEQQKTINDGYQRQMEALRTEKTNLQTNISALEGTCGKCLPGWVLLNTSCYFFSYSESGTVKKDWKDSRADCISRGADLVVIDNQEEQTFVSNSIDSMRSGTDMWENGFWIGLTDTGTEGIWVWINNVTEVEQRYWMGGEPNNGYLGEDCGVTVPSPSNPWKTRYDGNCIIKELHWICEMASN, translated from the exons ATGGAGAATCCATGGAGAAAGATAAACTTCAGACATTTTCTTACTCGCTATGAAATCTTTGGACAAG GTGGATACACTTTTCCAAACTATCGACTGGTTATATTGTGTCTGGGGCTGTTGAACGCTGTTTTGCTGATAACTGCTGTTGCTATTGGGATTAAGT GTGCCAAAGTTAAAGAAGCTTCCCTCCAGGTTCCCCACTCAGCTGCAACAGAGCTCATCAATGAGCTGAACTATCTcagcagcaaccacagcaaTGTGATTGAAGCTGAGGAGGAGGCCAAGAAGGCGTTAGAGGCAGCGATCAAAAACCATGAACAACTGAAGTTGCAAATTGAGCAGCAGAAGACCATCAATGATGGTTATCAGAGACAGATGGAGGCACTGCGCACAGAAAAGACAAACCTGCAGACCAATATATCAGCTTTGG AGGGAACCTGTGGCAAATGCCTCCCTGGATGGGTTCTTCTCAACACATCCTGCTATTTCTTTTCTTACTCTGAGTCCGGTACTGTCAAAAAGGACTGGAAAGATAGCAGAGCGGACTGTATCAGTCGTGGAGCTGATCTGGTTGTGATCGATAATCAGGAGGAGCAG ACATTTGTGAGTAACAGCATTGACAGTATGAGAAGTGGCACTGACATGTGGGAGAACGGATTCTGGATCGGTCTCACTGACACAGGGACAGAGGGGATATGGGTCTGGATTAATAATGTCACTGAGGTGGAACAAAG GTACTGGATGGGTGGAGAACCAAACAACGGTTACCTGGGAGAGGATTGTGGTGTTACAGTTCCTAGCCCCTCTAATCCCTGGAAAACCCGGTATGATGGAAACTGCATCATTAAAGAGTTACATTGGATATGTGAAATGGCATCAAATTAG